A portion of the Phacochoerus africanus isolate WHEZ1 chromosome 5, ROS_Pafr_v1, whole genome shotgun sequence genome contains these proteins:
- the LOC125128420 gene encoding basic proline-rich protein-like produces MVSAWLECPPGRGLPWQELQLTSEPELGLGGEAGPGPGAEDQVGQSRRGLGRGAPNDRQSPASVSPPTQWVRAWPGGAPARPGSRGRPRSSTFRPLPISALRPWPGPWPALPVSAPLPSRGRRQQRRAAGAGDSAPRCLPPTAPSPSPSRSSAPAPRPPLRLRVSRSPRGERGRHSRWGTAARVLAPSSCPPCLPGPSAAPPPRGVPESGRPVCVSGSPSGRESSAWLEGFQTRSQGFLEPTETQHCSRHGAIGGSRS; encoded by the exons ATGGTCTCGGCCTGGCTGGAGTGCCCGCCGGGCAGGGGACTGCCGTGGCAGGAGCTCC AGCTGACGTCAGAGCCGGAGCTGGGGCTCGGCGGCGAGGCCGGTCCGGGGCCGGGGGCCGAGGACCAGGTCGGGCAGAGCCggcgggggctggggcggggagcGCCGAATGACCGGCAGAGcccggcctcagtttccccgccCACGCAGTGGGTGCGTGCGTGGCCTGGGGGTGCGCCGGCGCGCCCCGGAAGTCGGGGACGGCCGAGGTCGTCGACTTtccgccccctccccatctccgCGCTCCGGCCTTGGCCTGGGCCTTGGCCGGCGCTCCCGGTCAGCGCGCCACTGCCCTCTAGGGGCCGCCGGCAGCAGCGCCGGGCCGCTGGGGCGGGAGACTCGGCTCCGCGCTGTCTTCCTCCCacagctcccagccccagcccttccCGCTCCTCCGCTCCTGCCCCCCGACCTCCCCTCCGTCTCCGCGTCTCCCGCAGCCCTCGGGGGGAGAGGGGGCGCCACTCTCGGTGGGGGACGGCTGCCCGGGTGCTGgcgccctcctcctgccccccctGCCTCCCGGGTCCCTCCGCTGCGCCCCCTCCACGCGGCGTCCCGGAGTCCGGGCGGCCTGTCTGCGTGAGCGGGAGTCCCTCGGGGAGAGAGAGCAGCGCGTGGCTAGAAGGCTTCCAGACTCGTTCCCAGGGATTCTTGGAGCCCACTGAGACCCAGCACTGTTCCAGGCACGGGGCAATTGGAG